The Streptomyces xanthii genome has a segment encoding these proteins:
- a CDS encoding isochorismatase family protein → MIDPRTVQIVFADLQDSIVALSSTNSPETIRRSAGVLGALAQRLDIPFTVSVAPRPDGPDVIAELPEAAPFVRGGPCCWDDPTWRAAIAAEDRKTLVICGVTSEIVVLHTALDALADGYEVIVLVDASGGMSERTERAALAQIQAAGGTVTSVASFVTSMVRDFTTPAGRDVIVALHGLMT, encoded by the coding sequence GTGATTGATCCTCGCACCGTGCAGATCGTCTTCGCCGATCTGCAGGACAGCATCGTGGCCCTGAGCAGCACGAACAGCCCCGAGACCATCAGGCGCTCGGCGGGGGTGCTCGGCGCGCTCGCGCAGCGGCTCGACATCCCGTTCACCGTGTCGGTCGCCCCCAGGCCCGACGGGCCCGACGTCATCGCCGAACTCCCGGAGGCCGCCCCGTTCGTGCGCGGTGGACCGTGCTGCTGGGACGACCCCACTTGGCGCGCGGCGATCGCCGCCGAGGACCGCAAGACGCTGGTCATCTGTGGCGTCACCTCGGAGATCGTGGTCCTGCACACCGCGCTCGACGCCCTGGCGGACGGTTACGAGGTCATCGTCCTCGTCGACGCGAGCGGCGGGATGTCGGAGCGTACGGAGAGAGCGGCGCTGGCCCAGATCCAGGCGGCCGGCGGCACCGTGACATCGGTGGCGAGTTTCGTGACGAGCATGGTGCGTGACTTCACGACGCCCGCCGGACGTGATGTCATCGTCGCGCTGCACGGACTGATGACGTAG
- the surE gene encoding 5'/3'-nucleotidase SurE — protein MRPTARRALAAATFAAVLTLPGPASATTTPEPAHARPLAGLRVLLTNDDSMRAAKASHSDGLGLYELRRALCAAGADVVVMAPWQVQSGKGTAVTNSGALTLSRRTGLPAGYGDDCARTPSGSPVYGVCLAAGPCGPGSPSATPVDTVRLALRGALAAKAGWSDGPDLVVTGINSGPNVSAQVNDSGTVGAALAAVEEGVPAVAFSTTGDDSGVNFPRADYRATAGYAARLVAGLRAHDLLTSRFALKVDYPDVSAGQSAKAARWTGVGHGQEVWHTYEPSGSDTFDIGYGFCEYRPGDACTETVPDADATALLRDGHISVTPVTTDRTYGVRSTDRHRLNRVRTYVEHDGPRP, from the coding sequence ATGAGACCCACCGCACGCCGCGCCCTCGCCGCCGCCACGTTCGCCGCTGTGCTGACCCTGCCCGGCCCGGCGTCGGCCACCACCACGCCCGAGCCCGCGCACGCCCGGCCGCTCGCCGGCCTGCGCGTGCTGCTCACCAACGACGACTCCATGCGGGCGGCCAAGGCCTCGCACTCCGACGGCCTCGGCCTCTACGAGCTGCGCCGCGCCCTGTGCGCGGCCGGCGCCGACGTCGTCGTGATGGCCCCCTGGCAGGTCCAGTCCGGCAAGGGCACAGCCGTGACCAACAGCGGCGCCCTCACCCTGAGCCGGCGCACCGGGCTTCCCGCCGGCTACGGGGACGACTGCGCCAGAACCCCGTCGGGCTCCCCCGTCTACGGGGTCTGCCTCGCGGCCGGCCCGTGCGGCCCGGGCAGTCCCAGCGCCACCCCCGTCGACACCGTGCGGCTCGCGCTGCGGGGCGCCCTCGCCGCGAAGGCCGGCTGGAGCGACGGCCCCGACCTCGTCGTCACCGGCATCAACTCGGGCCCCAACGTCAGCGCCCAGGTGAACGACTCCGGCACGGTCGGCGCCGCCCTGGCCGCCGTGGAGGAGGGCGTCCCGGCCGTCGCGTTCTCCACGACCGGAGACGACAGCGGCGTGAACTTCCCACGCGCCGACTACCGGGCCACCGCCGGCTACGCCGCCCGCCTCGTCGCCGGTCTGCGCGCCCACGACCTGCTGACCTCACGCTTCGCCCTCAAGGTCGACTACCCCGACGTCAGCGCGGGACAGTCCGCCAAGGCCGCCCGCTGGACCGGCGTCGGACACGGGCAGGAGGTCTGGCACACGTACGAACCCAGCGGCTCCGACACGTTCGACATCGGGTACGGCTTCTGCGAGTACCGCCCCGGGGACGCCTGCACCGAGACGGTCCCCGACGCCGACGCGACCGCCCTGCTGCGCGACGGCCACATCTCCGTCACCCCCGTCACCACCGACCGCACGTACGGCGTCCGCAGCACCGACCGCCACCGCCTCAACCGGGTCCGCACCTACGTCGAACACGACGGGCCGCGCCCGTGA
- a CDS encoding MarR family winged helix-turn-helix transcriptional regulator, whose amino-acid sequence MDEATWTDTLSFRLGALGALIADQYAEALAIHDVKPKHVGLLGVLDKGLASSQLEIAKLMRVAPSLVVSLADHLEAMGAIERLRDPADRRRQILSLTRKGHRLLADCTAKARALDEELAAGLTASQRTALSEALDRLAASYGLPVSAKPGAGPAPR is encoded by the coding sequence ATGGACGAAGCCACGTGGACGGACACCCTCAGCTTCCGGCTCGGCGCGCTGGGCGCGCTGATCGCCGATCAGTACGCGGAGGCCCTGGCCATCCATGACGTGAAGCCCAAGCACGTCGGCCTGTTGGGTGTGCTCGACAAGGGGCTGGCCTCGTCACAGCTTGAGATCGCCAAGCTGATGCGGGTGGCGCCCAGCCTCGTCGTGTCGCTCGCGGACCATCTCGAGGCCATGGGCGCGATCGAGCGCCTGCGCGACCCGGCCGACCGCCGTCGTCAGATCCTGAGCCTCACCCGCAAGGGACACCGCCTCCTGGCCGACTGCACGGCCAAGGCGCGCGCCCTCGACGAGGAGCTGGCCGCCGGCCTCACCGCGTCCCAGCGGACCGCGCTCAGCGAGGCGCTCGACCGCCTGGCGGCCTCCTACGGCCTGCCCGTCAGCGCCAAGCCGGGCGCCGGCCCGGCCCCCCGGTAG
- a CDS encoding carboxylesterase/lipase family protein produces MTSADAPNGPVVPTRGGPVHGEQRADGSLRFLGIPYAAPPVGALRFAAPVPPEPWTRPLDATAYGPTAQRRPFAEITTIPEPTVPGEAVLNLNVFTPGLPAPGLTPAAALPVLVWIHGGGFVAGSSASPWYDGAAFNRDGVVVVSVGYRLGIEGFLHLADAPANRGVRDWIAALEWVRDNIAAFGGDPAKVTVAGQSAGGGAVQTLLATPAARGLFRAGISASGAVMDPQDRAAAESVARRFTERTGVPATAAALRDVSDAQLLAFQDALDAPGPDGDGELPGLNLAPFADGDLVPEPVPAALTDAAVPLLLGFTEHEFAAPGEDGAAAPEGELRFVLGALGLDEGRTARFLAERAGAGVGGAVTDRLFRAPALAAAEERASRGRPTWLYQFEWSGTAAGREGQAYHCTDLPFAFDLLGAEGVEAALGPRPPQALADRMHRAWVAFVRDLSPGADWPSYDDDRAVMRWGTEPRVERDPLRVVREIWGG; encoded by the coding sequence ATGACCAGCGCAGACGCCCCGAACGGGCCGGTCGTCCCCACGCGCGGCGGACCGGTGCACGGCGAGCAGCGCGCCGACGGCAGCCTCCGCTTCCTCGGCATTCCCTACGCCGCTCCCCCGGTCGGCGCGCTGCGGTTCGCCGCACCCGTGCCGCCCGAACCGTGGACGCGGCCCCTGGACGCCACCGCATACGGGCCGACCGCGCAGCGCAGGCCGTTCGCCGAGATCACCACGATCCCGGAGCCGACCGTCCCGGGCGAAGCCGTCCTCAACCTCAACGTCTTCACCCCCGGCCTCCCCGCCCCCGGCCTCACTCCGGCCGCCGCGCTGCCGGTCCTCGTCTGGATCCACGGCGGCGGCTTCGTAGCCGGGTCCTCGGCCAGCCCCTGGTACGACGGCGCGGCGTTCAACCGGGACGGCGTCGTCGTCGTGTCCGTCGGCTACCGGCTCGGGATCGAGGGCTTCCTGCACCTGGCCGACGCGCCCGCCAACCGGGGCGTACGGGACTGGATCGCCGCGCTGGAGTGGGTCCGGGACAACATCGCGGCGTTCGGCGGGGACCCGGCGAAGGTCACCGTGGCCGGTCAGTCGGCCGGTGGCGGGGCCGTGCAGACGCTGCTCGCCACGCCTGCCGCCCGAGGCCTCTTCCGCGCGGGGATCTCCGCATCGGGCGCCGTCATGGACCCGCAGGACCGCGCGGCCGCGGAGTCCGTCGCGCGCCGGTTCACGGAGCGCACGGGCGTACCCGCCACCGCGGCGGCCCTGCGGGACGTCAGCGACGCCCAGTTGCTCGCGTTCCAGGACGCGCTCGACGCGCCCGGCCCCGACGGCGACGGTGAGCTGCCCGGGCTGAACCTCGCGCCGTTCGCGGACGGCGACCTCGTCCCCGAACCCGTCCCGGCCGCGCTCACCGACGCGGCGGTGCCGCTGCTGCTCGGCTTCACCGAGCACGAGTTCGCCGCGCCGGGAGAGGACGGAGCGGCTGCGCCGGAGGGTGAACTGCGGTTCGTGCTGGGCGCGTTGGGGCTGGACGAGGGGCGGACAGCACGCTTCCTCGCCGAGCGCGCCGGAGCCGGCGTCGGCGGGGCCGTGACGGACCGGCTGTTCCGCGCTCCGGCGCTGGCGGCCGCCGAGGAGCGGGCGTCGCGGGGGCGTCCGACCTGGCTGTACCAGTTCGAGTGGTCCGGCACCGCGGCCGGCCGGGAGGGCCAGGCCTACCACTGCACGGACCTGCCGTTCGCCTTCGACCTCCTCGGTGCCGAGGGCGTCGAGGCCGCCCTCGGCCCCCGCCCGCCGCAGGCTCTGGCCGACCGGATGCACCGCGCCTGGGTGGCGTTCGTCCGTGACCTGTCGCCGGGGGCGGACTGGCCTTCGTACGACGACGACCGTGCCGTCATGCGCTGGGGGACCGAGCCTCGCGTGGAACGCGATCCGCTGAGGGTCGTACGGGAGATCTGGGGCGGCTGA
- a CDS encoding DUF4132 domain-containing protein translates to MSESTSVTHLLDPDNAWSVRVRDRLVSLPPDLTELVRHLGTASEFWNWRYKVDTPWKRRTRQLLKADGAEDLVRYAVRELAAKRSFHGAAEENTVIRELGQSRADSPARGLAIGFALAAGWIRQDPGPLAADLALLARKNVQAMEVYHKVDDDLAGAAFASLGELPGPAVLDELWDLHYWVPSARHPHKVLAKSVKKSAARLGVPPHEVAERTVPRHGLEKDGTLTLGWIGRGALWWNLALDAVISVHASGQVTVDWIDKDGTATRTTHPFRSPTGYKSRTWSDDVDGVRRQAKRIETTLAEERTRLRALAGEGRTWCADDWRRFYRDHPVTGVVTRSLNWEYEVSDGGGFRPLDPGAGTDAATLPSTARVRLRAEDSCQDS, encoded by the coding sequence ATGAGCGAATCGACATCGGTGACGCATCTGCTCGACCCCGACAACGCGTGGAGCGTGCGCGTGCGGGACCGTCTGGTCAGCCTGCCGCCGGACCTGACCGAGCTGGTCCGTCACCTGGGCACCGCCTCCGAGTTCTGGAACTGGCGGTACAAGGTCGACACGCCGTGGAAGCGCCGCACCAGGCAGCTGCTCAAGGCGGACGGCGCCGAGGATCTGGTGCGGTACGCCGTCCGGGAGTTGGCCGCCAAGCGGTCCTTCCACGGGGCCGCCGAGGAGAACACCGTGATCCGGGAGCTGGGGCAGAGCCGGGCCGACTCCCCCGCCCGCGGCCTGGCGATCGGTTTCGCCCTCGCCGCAGGATGGATCCGGCAGGACCCGGGGCCGCTGGCCGCCGACCTGGCGCTGCTGGCCCGTAAGAACGTGCAGGCCATGGAGGTCTACCACAAGGTGGACGACGACCTCGCCGGCGCCGCGTTCGCCTCGCTCGGTGAGCTGCCCGGTCCGGCGGTGCTGGACGAACTCTGGGACCTGCACTACTGGGTGCCGTCCGCCCGGCACCCCCACAAGGTCCTGGCGAAGTCGGTGAAGAAGTCCGCCGCCCGTCTCGGCGTCCCGCCGCACGAGGTCGCCGAACGCACCGTTCCCCGGCACGGCCTGGAGAAGGACGGGACACTGACGCTCGGCTGGATCGGCCGCGGCGCCCTGTGGTGGAACCTGGCACTGGACGCCGTGATCAGCGTGCACGCGAGCGGCCAGGTCACCGTCGACTGGATCGACAAGGACGGCACGGCCACGCGCACCACGCACCCGTTCCGGTCGCCGACCGGCTACAAGTCCCGTACCTGGTCCGACGACGTCGACGGCGTACGGCGCCAGGCCAAGCGCATCGAGACCACCCTCGCCGAGGAGCGGACCCGGCTGCGCGCGCTGGCCGGCGAGGGGCGTACATGGTGCGCGGACGACTGGCGGCGCTTCTACCGGGACCACCCGGTCACGGGGGTGGTCACACGGTCCTTGAACTGGGAGTACGAGGTATCGGACGGCGGCGGCTTCCGTCCCCTCGATCCGGGCGCCGGCACCGACGCCGCGACGCTTCCGTCCACGGCGCGGGTGCGGCTGCGGGCGGAGGATTCCTGCCAGGACTCGTGA
- a CDS encoding MFS transporter has product MPSHATADGARPTASAAPPVPGDGRRLGRLLPMLTLGNAALYLVYLGAGQVLLPVQIELIDPAGKVGALGWVSGVSAVFATLFNPLAGLFSDRSRRRNPWILGGGLASFAALALLGQARTILLVTVVWCLVQATMNVYQAALTAVVPDRVPAERRGLASAMVGIGTPIGSVVGVLLATHYVPHSLGLGYLLIGAVVGLSAVLFTALVREQRLPPVEAVPLRRQLAAFAGTLKVADFRWAFIGRFLMMLGFFAVSLFQYYILQDHIELPDGMSAARAQAVLAPVDAVATLAATAIGGWLSDRLGRRKPFVALSCVLAAVTMAVPVVMPTWTGVLLFTALAGIAFGCFMAVDTALVTLVLPNAADAARDLGVLNIANAGPQILAPFVASLVVGAAGYNALYLAGALIILAGALSVAPIKSVR; this is encoded by the coding sequence ATGCCTTCTCACGCCACGGCCGACGGTGCCCGGCCGACCGCCTCCGCCGCGCCACCCGTCCCCGGGGACGGGCGCCGGCTCGGCCGGCTGCTGCCGATGCTCACGCTCGGGAACGCCGCCCTGTACCTGGTCTACCTGGGCGCCGGGCAGGTGCTGCTGCCCGTACAGATCGAGCTGATCGACCCGGCCGGAAAGGTCGGCGCGCTCGGCTGGGTGTCCGGTGTCTCGGCGGTGTTCGCCACCCTGTTCAACCCGCTCGCCGGGTTGTTCTCGGACCGCTCGCGGCGCCGCAACCCGTGGATCCTGGGCGGCGGACTCGCCTCCTTCGCGGCCCTCGCGCTGCTCGGCCAGGCCCGCACGATCCTGCTGGTCACCGTCGTGTGGTGTCTGGTGCAGGCCACGATGAACGTCTACCAGGCCGCACTCACCGCCGTCGTCCCCGACCGCGTGCCGGCCGAACGCCGGGGCCTGGCCTCCGCGATGGTCGGCATCGGCACACCGATCGGATCGGTCGTCGGCGTCCTGCTCGCCACGCACTACGTGCCGCACTCCCTCGGCCTCGGCTACCTGCTGATCGGCGCCGTCGTCGGCCTGAGCGCCGTACTGTTCACCGCGCTGGTCCGCGAGCAGAGGCTGCCGCCCGTCGAGGCCGTGCCGCTGCGCCGCCAACTCGCCGCGTTCGCCGGCACGTTGAAGGTCGCCGACTTCCGCTGGGCCTTCATCGGACGGTTTCTGATGATGCTCGGCTTCTTCGCCGTCTCGCTGTTCCAGTACTACATCCTGCAGGACCACATCGAGCTGCCCGACGGCATGAGCGCGGCCCGCGCCCAGGCCGTCCTCGCGCCCGTCGACGCCGTCGCCACCCTCGCCGCCACCGCGATCGGCGGCTGGCTCTCCGACCGGCTGGGGCGGCGCAAGCCGTTCGTCGCCCTGTCCTGCGTGCTGGCCGCCGTCACCATGGCCGTACCGGTCGTGATGCCCACCTGGACCGGCGTCCTGCTCTTCACCGCGCTCGCCGGGATCGCCTTCGGCTGCTTCATGGCCGTGGACACCGCGCTGGTCACCCTCGTCCTGCCGAACGCGGCCGACGCCGCCCGCGACCTCGGCGTACTGAACATCGCCAACGCCGGACCGCAGATCCTCGCGCCCTTCGTGGCGTCCCTCGTGGTCGGCGCCGCCGGCTACAACGCCCTGTACCTGGCCGGCGCCCTGATCATCCTCGCCGGGGCCCTGTCGGTCGCCCCGATCAAGAGTGTCCGCTGA
- a CDS encoding DMT family transporter has translation MNWIFLALAGAVEIGWSQSIKPTQNFTRPVPTLICFALAAGAVYLLTLAMRTIPVGTAYAVFTGIGAVGAIALGIVINRDPVTLARTAALTLIVGGIILARMASPES, from the coding sequence ATGAACTGGATCTTCCTGGCCCTGGCCGGAGCGGTCGAGATCGGCTGGTCCCAGAGCATCAAACCGACTCAGAACTTCACCCGCCCCGTCCCCACCCTGATCTGCTTCGCCCTGGCCGCCGGCGCGGTCTACCTCCTCACCCTCGCCATGCGCACCATCCCGGTAGGCACCGCGTACGCCGTCTTCACCGGCATCGGAGCCGTCGGCGCCATCGCCCTGGGCATCGTCATCAACCGCGACCCGGTCACCCTCGCCCGCACAGCGGCCCTGACCCTCATCGTCGGAGGCATCATCCTGGCCCGCATGGCCAGCCCCGAAAGCTGA
- a CDS encoding DUF2461 family protein: MRTQFTGWPEQAMDVLWQLQGEPTHATRERCRADRERLVRQPMIALLNEVADADPRYEDFSVWHYRTGSWWWQNQSAVIRLGRKIEINLRFSLDGLWIQGAWWYPDPGQVDAFRKAVAAEGSGRELSALVEDLRGKGYDISGDVMKRSPRGYPTDHPRTNLLRHRSLTAARPLGCEPWLHTPEAADRVLAVAADLDALLTWLVRHVKSAA; this comes from the coding sequence ATGCGCACACAGTTCACCGGCTGGCCCGAGCAGGCCATGGACGTGTTGTGGCAGCTCCAGGGCGAACCGACCCACGCGACCCGCGAACGTTGCCGCGCGGACCGCGAGCGTCTGGTCCGGCAGCCGATGATCGCCCTGCTCAACGAGGTCGCGGACGCCGACCCCCGGTACGAGGACTTCTCCGTCTGGCACTACCGCACGGGCTCCTGGTGGTGGCAGAACCAGAGCGCGGTGATCCGGCTCGGCCGCAAGATCGAGATCAACCTGCGCTTCTCCCTGGACGGCCTGTGGATCCAGGGCGCCTGGTGGTACCCCGACCCCGGCCAGGTGGACGCGTTCCGCAAGGCCGTGGCCGCCGAGGGAAGCGGCCGCGAACTGTCCGCCCTCGTCGAGGACCTGCGGGGGAAGGGCTACGACATCTCCGGTGACGTGATGAAGCGGTCTCCACGCGGCTACCCCACGGACCATCCCCGTACGAATCTCCTGCGCCACCGCTCCCTGACGGCGGCCCGCCCCCTCGGCTGCGAGCCATGGCTGCACACCCCCGAGGCGGCCGACCGGGTCCTCGCGGTCGCAGCCGACCTGGACGCTCTGCTGACGTGGCTGGTCCGCCACGTGAAGAGTGCCGCCTGA
- a CDS encoding TetR/AcrR family transcriptional regulator, whose product MDVKDGPSGRRSAKGTARGTYAVGDERRARILDAAVEHFAQWGYHATSLARIAKDVGITQGGLLHHFRTKEALLVSVLEASDERDIEQFFGEDHASVADWIQGLLALTELNSRRPARTRLFNALAGEAGDPDHPAHDFFTRRYRTLVADVAQSLRHGVDSGELRPGTDCESEAQQLLAVMDGLQLQWVLAPQAMDMPQRLHAYLDRLYRTLSVNGAGIPLRRPE is encoded by the coding sequence ATGGACGTCAAGGACGGGCCGTCGGGCCGCAGGTCAGCCAAGGGAACGGCGCGTGGCACCTACGCCGTGGGCGACGAGCGGCGCGCCCGCATCCTGGACGCCGCCGTCGAACACTTCGCCCAGTGGGGCTACCACGCGACTTCACTCGCGCGGATCGCCAAGGACGTCGGCATCACCCAGGGCGGACTGCTGCACCACTTCCGCACCAAGGAAGCCCTCCTCGTCTCGGTGCTGGAAGCGAGCGACGAACGCGACATCGAGCAGTTCTTCGGCGAGGACCACGCGAGCGTGGCCGACTGGATCCAGGGGCTGCTCGCCCTCACCGAGCTCAACAGCCGACGCCCCGCCCGCACCCGCCTGTTCAACGCCCTCGCCGGCGAAGCGGGCGACCCCGACCATCCGGCGCACGATTTCTTCACGCGCCGCTACCGCACTCTCGTCGCCGACGTCGCCCAGTCCCTGCGTCACGGCGTGGACAGCGGCGAACTGCGACCCGGCACCGACTGTGAGTCCGAGGCGCAGCAACTCCTTGCGGTCATGGACGGCCTGCAACTCCAGTGGGTCCTCGCCCCGCAGGCCATGGACATGCCCCAGCGCCTGCACGCCTATCTCGACCGCCTGTACCGGACGCTGAGCGTGAACGGCGCCGGAATCCCCCTGCGGCGCCCCGAGTAG
- a CDS encoding glycoside hydrolase family 3 protein: MTLEEKAGLLFHTVIPMHPDGRPVEAEDGTDRDFPADTTGLIRGQGLNHFNLVGTADPRRLAQWHNAVQEIAASTRLGIPVTVSTDPRHSFTLNVGASLPAGAFSAWPEAIGLAAARDPELVHRFADIARQEYLAVGLRVALHPQIDLATEPRWARQMGTFGADAVLTAELVRAYIRGFQGEKLGPDSVATMVKHFPGGGPQKDGEDPHFPHGKDQVYPGGMRDLHLEPFRAAVAAGCAQMMPYYGRPLGAGWEEVGFGFNRDVVTGLLRDRLGFGGIVCTDWGLLSDDEIFGEPHQARAWGVEHLTVAERAAKALDAGVDQFGGEECPEVVVELVRGGRVDERRVDDSVRRLLREKFVLGLFDERRFVDPDAAEEIVGADGFRAAGAAAQRRSLTVLVNRERLLPVARTKLRLYTEGLDLEAVAGHGRPVGTPAEADLAVLRLFTPYEHRPNRFESMFHSGRLDFPDDELTAILRVLDTVPTVVLINLERPAVIPEIAERAAAVIADYGASDDALLDVVFGRARPEGRLPFELPRSMAAVEASRPDVPHDTADPVFPYGAGLSL; encoded by the coding sequence ATGACCCTGGAGGAGAAGGCCGGACTGCTCTTCCACACCGTCATCCCGATGCACCCCGACGGACGCCCCGTCGAGGCGGAGGACGGCACCGACCGCGACTTCCCCGCCGACACCACCGGCCTGATCCGCGGTCAGGGACTGAACCACTTCAACCTCGTCGGCACCGCGGACCCGCGCCGGCTCGCGCAGTGGCACAACGCCGTGCAGGAGATCGCCGCGAGCACCCGGCTCGGCATCCCGGTCACCGTCTCCACCGACCCCCGGCACTCCTTCACCCTCAACGTCGGCGCCTCCCTGCCCGCAGGCGCCTTCTCCGCCTGGCCCGAGGCGATCGGCCTCGCCGCCGCCCGCGACCCCGAACTCGTCCACCGCTTCGCCGACATCGCCCGCCAGGAGTACCTCGCCGTCGGCCTGCGCGTGGCCCTGCACCCCCAGATCGACCTGGCCACCGAACCCCGCTGGGCCCGCCAGATGGGCACCTTCGGAGCCGACGCCGTCCTCACCGCCGAACTCGTCCGCGCCTACATCCGCGGCTTCCAGGGCGAGAAACTCGGCCCGGACAGCGTCGCCACCATGGTCAAGCACTTCCCCGGCGGCGGCCCGCAGAAGGACGGCGAGGACCCGCACTTCCCGCACGGCAAGGACCAGGTCTACCCCGGCGGCATGCGCGACCTGCACCTCGAACCGTTCCGCGCCGCCGTCGCCGCCGGCTGCGCGCAGATGATGCCCTACTACGGGCGTCCCCTCGGCGCCGGCTGGGAGGAGGTCGGCTTCGGCTTCAACCGCGACGTCGTCACCGGCCTGCTCCGCGACCGGCTGGGCTTCGGCGGCATCGTCTGCACCGACTGGGGGCTGCTGAGCGACGACGAGATCTTCGGCGAGCCGCACCAGGCCCGCGCCTGGGGCGTCGAACACCTCACCGTGGCCGAACGCGCCGCCAAGGCCCTGGACGCGGGCGTCGACCAGTTCGGCGGCGAGGAGTGCCCCGAGGTCGTCGTCGAGCTCGTGCGCGGCGGCCGCGTCGACGAACGGCGCGTCGACGACTCCGTACGGCGGCTGCTGCGCGAGAAGTTCGTGCTCGGGCTCTTCGACGAGCGGCGCTTCGTCGACCCGGACGCCGCCGAGGAGATCGTCGGCGCCGACGGGTTCCGCGCCGCCGGGGCCGCCGCCCAGCGCCGCTCGCTCACCGTCCTCGTCAACCGCGAGCGCCTCCTGCCCGTGGCCCGTACCAAGCTCCGCCTGTACACCGAGGGCCTGGACCTCGAGGCGGTCGCCGGTCACGGGCGGCCCGTCGGCACCCCGGCCGAGGCCGACCTCGCCGTCCTGCGCCTGTTCACCCCGTACGAGCACCGCCCCAACCGCTTCGAGTCGATGTTCCACTCCGGGCGCCTCGACTTCCCCGACGACGAACTCACCGCGATCCTGCGCGTGCTCGACACCGTCCCGACCGTCGTCCTCATCAACCTCGAACGGCCCGCCGTCATCCCGGAGATCGCCGAGCGCGCCGCCGCCGTGATCGCCGACTACGGCGCGAGCGACGACGCGCTGCTCGACGTCGTCTTCGGGCGCGCCCGTCCCGAGGGGCGGCTGCCCTTCGAACTGCCGCGCTCCATGGCGGCGGTCGAGGCCTCCCGCCCCGATGTTCCGCACGACACCGCCGACCCGGTCTTCCCGTACGGCGCGGGCCTGTCCCTGTGA
- a CDS encoding FMN-dependent NADH-azoreductase → MTRQPHLLHLDASARRRSFSREVSAAFADAWREADGTVTHRDLAADPVPHLTEAWTEICDNLLADGITALDRLHEGARTPEQATAWQTIEPLLNELVAADVILIGTPMYNYGVPASLKAWIDQVTFPRMSLTGRRIVVASARGGSYLPGAPKAAFDHQARYLQDFAAGHFAIDDVTFLHAELANAVIDPHLADLRDRHEASLAEALKTARDLGRELATRTTT, encoded by the coding sequence ATGACACGCCAGCCGCACCTGCTGCACCTCGACGCCAGTGCCCGCCGCCGCTCCTTCTCCCGCGAGGTCAGCGCCGCGTTCGCCGACGCCTGGCGCGAGGCCGACGGCACGGTCACCCACCGCGACCTCGCCGCCGACCCGGTCCCGCACCTCACCGAGGCCTGGACCGAGATCTGCGACAACCTCCTCGCCGACGGCATCACCGCCCTCGACCGCCTCCACGAGGGCGCCCGCACCCCCGAGCAGGCCACCGCCTGGCAGACGATCGAGCCCCTCCTGAACGAGCTCGTCGCGGCGGACGTCATCCTCATCGGCACCCCGATGTACAACTACGGCGTCCCCGCGTCCCTGAAGGCCTGGATCGACCAGGTGACCTTCCCCCGGATGTCCCTCACCGGCCGCAGGATCGTCGTGGCCAGCGCCCGCGGCGGCTCCTACCTCCCCGGCGCCCCGAAGGCGGCCTTCGACCACCAGGCCCGCTACCTGCAGGACTTCGCCGCCGGCCACTTCGCCATCGACGACGTCACCTTCCTGCACGCCGAACTGGCGAACGCCGTCATCGACCCCCACCTGGCCGACCTGCGCGACCGCCACGAGGCCTCCCTCGCGGAAGCCCTCAAGACCGCCCGCGACCTCGGCCGCGAACTCGCCACAAGGACGACGACATGA
- a CDS encoding TetR/AcrR family transcriptional regulator: protein MSDPRMLFDGGADRSPAPKERADAARNRARVLAAAARLFAERGPQDVRMEDIARAAGVGKGTLYRRYPDIASIAVALLDDHERVLQEKLMRGEPPLGPGAPPDERLAAFYEAMVELLDQHIHLVLGTETGQSRFATGAYGFWRVHVGALLGEAGVEDREAMVDLLLAPLAPDVFQFQRDRMGLDVQQITAALKALGRGVLVPRG, encoded by the coding sequence ATGAGCGATCCGAGGATGCTGTTCGACGGAGGGGCGGACCGGTCCCCCGCACCGAAGGAGCGGGCGGACGCGGCGCGGAACCGGGCGCGGGTCCTGGCGGCTGCGGCCCGGCTGTTCGCCGAGCGCGGGCCGCAGGACGTCCGCATGGAGGACATCGCGCGCGCCGCCGGCGTGGGCAAGGGCACGCTCTACCGCCGCTATCCCGACATCGCCTCCATCGCGGTGGCACTGCTCGACGACCACGAGCGGGTGCTCCAGGAGAAACTGATGCGGGGCGAGCCGCCGCTGGGGCCCGGCGCACCGCCGGACGAGCGGCTGGCCGCGTTCTACGAGGCGATGGTCGAACTCCTCGACCAGCACATCCACTTGGTCCTCGGCACGGAGACCGGGCAGTCACGCTTCGCGACGGGGGCGTACGGGTTCTGGCGCGTGCATGTCGGGGCGCTGCTCGGCGAGGCCGGTGTCGAGGACCGGGAGGCGATGGTGGACCTGCTGCTCGCTCCCCTCGCACCGGACGTGTTCCAGTTCCAGCGGGACCGGATGGGGCTGGACGTCCAGCAGATCACCGCGGCACTGAAGGCACTGGGGCGCGGCGTCCTCGTCCCGCGCGGCTGA